TGCTGAAACCATCAGAGCTCAGTATTCAGGAGCAACGTTTGATAAAGTGATTGATGCAGCAGGAATGTGTGTCCTGCCTGGTGAGTATCAGCTGTGATTTGTATTTAAGTGTTACTAAGTATATTTGCTGAACTACTGTCCTTAAGTACAATTTAAAGATGATGATACAATGATTATTGTTTACACAATCTTCTTGTTTCAGGTTTGGTTGATGCTCACACCCACCCAGTCTGGGCTGGTGACAGGGTGCACGAATTTGCAATGAAGGTAAATCGTTAAAgtattttgactatttttgatCCCACTTCCCCAAGTGCATCTAAATGTTTAAGGAAATACATGTTTCTTTACGCCTGCAGCTGGCAGGGGCCACCTACATGGATGTGCATCGGGCCGGAGGAGGGATCCACTTTACAGTGGAGCACACTCGAGCTGCCGCAGCCTCTGAGCTTCTGACCTCCCTGAGCAGCAGGCTGACTCGGATGCAGCGAGCAGGCACCACCCTGGTGGAGTGTAAGAGTGGCTACGGCCTGGAGCTGCAGACTGAGCTCAAGATGCTGGAGGTGATCGAGCAGGCCAGACGCACCCTGCCCATCAACATCTCCTCAACCTACTGTGGAGCCCATGCGGTGCCCAAGTACGGACTGTCCTCACACTTTACTTATTTCACATCACACCCTGAACTTTAACctttaatgtgtttctgtgtccttTATTCAGAGGGAAGACAGTAGCAGAAGCCACAGAGGACATCCTGCAGGTCCAGCTGCCACGGCTGAAAGAACAGATGTCTGCTGGGACTCTCAGAGTCGACAACATTGACGTGTTCTGCGAGCAGGGAGTGTTCGACCTCAGCTCCACTCGCTCCGTCCTGCAGGCTGGCAAAGACATGGGCCTCAACATCAACTTCCATGGAGATGAGCTTCATCCCATGAACTCTGCTCAGGTATCACTG
The nucleotide sequence above comes from Toxotes jaculatrix isolate fToxJac2 chromosome 22, fToxJac2.pri, whole genome shotgun sequence. Encoded proteins:
- the amdhd1 gene encoding probable imidazolonepropionase — translated: MSSDYRLLVKNAKQVVLICNNGEKYLMKQGMQNLCVIENGSIVIGSDGLIKAVGPAETIRAQYSGATFDKVIDAAGMCVLPGLVDAHTHPVWAGDRVHEFAMKLAGATYMDVHRAGGGIHFTVEHTRAAAASELLTSLSSRLTRMQRAGTTLVECKSGYGLELQTELKMLEVIEQARRTLPINISSTYCGAHAVPKGKTVAEATEDILQVQLPRLKEQMSAGTLRVDNIDVFCEQGVFDLSSTRSVLQAGKDMGLNINFHGDELHPMNSAQLGAELGALAISHLEEVTDEGIAAMAKSKTAAVLLPTTAYILRLPQPRARAMLEAGVIVALGSDFNPNAYCCSMPIVMHLACVNMRMSMPEALVAATINAAYALGRSHTHGSLEVDKHGDLLVLNTTRWEHLIYQLGGHQELIRYVVIKGNVVHDNDKTMDL